A region of Campylobacter suis DNA encodes the following proteins:
- the mobA gene encoding molybdenum cofactor guanylyltransferase, whose translation MQKFNVCVILAGGKSSRMGQDKTLLPFGSEPSMTHFLAKKMGQVFKEIYISSKSQKFNPPLKILVDDSDDFSPMLALACILEKFDDSVFIMPADMPFVSVECVNELAKFKDEFDVVVARDTEHRHSLCGFFNPKIASQARELYEKGEHKIGLLLSANSLKEVYFNDGSQFANVNNPDEYERALNAL comes from the coding sequence ATGCAAAAGTTTAATGTATGCGTCATCTTAGCGGGTGGTAAAAGCTCAAGAATGGGGCAAGATAAAACACTCTTGCCTTTTGGTAGTGAGCCTAGTATGACGCACTTTTTGGCTAAAAAGATGGGGCAGGTTTTTAAAGAAATTTATATAAGTTCAAAGTCTCAAAAATTTAACCCTCCACTTAAAATTTTGGTTGATGATAGCGATGATTTTTCGCCTATGCTAGCACTTGCTTGTATATTAGAAAAATTTGATGACAGTGTTTTTATTATGCCTGCAGATATGCCTTTTGTTAGTGTTGAGTGTGTAAATGAGTTGGCAAAATTTAAAGATGAGTTTGATGTGGTTGTGGCAAGAGACACTGAGCATAGGCATAGTCTTTGTGGGTTTTTTAACCCAAAAATCGCCAGTCAAGCAAGAGAGCTGTATGAAAAAGGTGAGCATAAAATAGGACTTTTGCTTAGCGCAAATAGCTTAAAAGAGGTATATTTTAATGATGGCAGTCAGTTTGCAAATGTTAATAACCCAGATGAATACGAAAGGGCTTTAAATGCGTTATAG
- the leuC gene encoding 3-isopropylmalate dehydratase large subunit yields the protein MKQTITEKIFSAHAGEMAFAGQIVQSPIDMVIGNDITTPISIKQFERSGAKALANPDGFAIVMDHYIPAKDIASANQAKISRDFAYKHDLKYFFDEKDMGIEHALLPEKGLVVPGDVIIGADSHTCTHGALGAFATGMGSTDLAYAMITGKNWFKVPESIKVVFTGKMSQHLYGKDLILEIIRQIGVDGALYKALEFTGDTIAQLDMDSRFSLCNMAIEAGAKNGIVAYDEITKEFLSDKNLRSKPIIHYSDEGAKYERVIEIDVSKLDPVVAYPFLPSNGKSVREAVKDDLSIDQVFIGSCTNGRLSDLRIAADILKGKRVSKKTRLIITPATQKIALQAQKEGLMDIFVEAGAVVSNPTCGACLGGYMGILADGERCVATTNRNFVGRMGARTSEIYLANSAVAAASAIAGKIADPREI from the coding sequence ATGAAACAAACTATAACCGAAAAAATTTTCTCAGCTCATGCTGGCGAAATGGCATTTGCAGGGCAAATCGTGCAAAGTCCCATAGATATGGTAATTGGCAATGACATAACTACACCGATTTCTATAAAGCAGTTTGAAAGAAGCGGAGCAAAAGCACTTGCTAATCCAGATGGCTTTGCTATCGTGATGGATCACTATATCCCAGCAAAAGACATTGCAAGTGCAAATCAGGCTAAAATTTCACGCGATTTTGCTTACAAGCATGATTTAAAGTATTTTTTTGACGAAAAAGATATGGGCATTGAGCACGCACTACTTCCAGAAAAAGGGCTTGTGGTGCCTGGTGATGTTATCATCGGAGCAGATAGTCACACCTGTACTCACGGTGCACTTGGGGCATTTGCAACTGGCATGGGTTCAACCGACTTAGCTTACGCGATGATAACTGGCAAAAACTGGTTTAAAGTGCCTGAGAGCATAAAAGTTGTATTTACTGGCAAAATGTCACAGCATCTATATGGCAAGGACTTAATCCTAGAGATAATCCGCCAAATCGGCGTTGATGGTGCATTATATAAAGCGTTAGAATTTACCGGAGATACGATAGCACAGCTTGATATGGATAGCCGTTTTAGCTTGTGTAATATGGCAATAGAAGCTGGTGCAAAAAACGGTATAGTGGCATATGATGAGATAACGAAAGAATTTTTAAGTGATAAAAACTTACGCTCAAAACCAATCATTCACTATTCAGACGAAGGTGCAAAATATGAGCGTGTGATCGAGATAGATGTTAGCAAACTTGATCCAGTTGTGGCATATCCATTTTTACCAAGTAATGGCAAAAGTGTCCGCGAAGCAGTTAAAGATGATTTGAGTATAGATCAGGTATTTATAGGCTCTTGTACAAATGGCAGACTTAGCGATCTTCGTATAGCAGCAGATATATTAAAAGGAAAAAGGGTTTCTAAAAAAACACGCCTTATCATCACTCCAGCCACGCAAAAAATCGCACTTCAGGCTCAAAAAGAGGGACTAATGGATATATTTGTTGAGGCTGGTGCAGTCGTTAGTAACCCAACTTGCGGTGCGTGTCTTGGCGGATACATGGGCATTTTGGCTGATGGCGAAAGATGTGTAGCCACTACAAATAGAAATTTTGTAGGAAGAATGGGTGCTAGAACAAGCGAAATTTATCTAGCAAACTCAGCCGTTGCAGCCGCTTCAGCCATAGCTGGTAAGATAGCTGATCCAAGGGAAATTTAG
- a CDS encoding NFACT RNA binding domain-containing protein: MKYAHLRQIADFLANFKKINDIKRSANMQILINFDGKNIFFDLSKSDSAIYINDNFSTIKNYNAPFDNALKKRLKGAKITCIKCLENNRILQISTSLDGSYKSIKSEFYLEFTGCFTNAIITDENGVIIDAIRHIENDFRTIKPNKPLKMLEPIQIKERQTAPITDFHTFLKSEFDRLNSSFLTNLKAIKLGQIDKKIEALKANLNNLENEHELSQQSEILRLQGIVLLANLANLSDHQRSFKLKDFDSKEISFNLDSTPKISANTYFNKAKRLAQKASGVVLEHENLSEKLHFYTNLKQMLQNATSVSELEILYPKRSNLSKNQNNDSENIQNFYINEYKISIGKNEKGNIELLKNSRKNDVWMHMKDIASAHVIIKTNKLNPSDEILNFAAKICVNFSVSGAGRYEVDYTKRQNVKILHGANVNYIDFQTIIVIK; encoded by the coding sequence ATGAAATACGCGCACCTAAGACAAATTGCCGATTTTCTTGCAAATTTCAAAAAAATAAATGATATAAAAAGAAGTGCTAACATGCAAATTCTTATAAATTTTGATGGCAAAAATATATTTTTTGATCTTTCAAAATCAGACTCTGCAATCTATATAAATGATAATTTTAGTACTATAAAAAACTATAATGCCCCGTTTGATAATGCACTCAAAAAACGCCTAAAAGGGGCTAAAATCACCTGCATAAAATGCCTAGAAAACAATAGAATTTTACAAATTTCAACCTCACTTGATGGCTCATACAAAAGTATAAAAAGTGAGTTTTATCTAGAATTTACTGGGTGTTTTACAAATGCCATCATAACAGATGAAAACGGCGTTATTATCGACGCGATTAGGCATATAGAAAATGACTTTAGAACGATAAAACCAAATAAGCCTTTAAAGATGCTTGAGCCTATCCAGATAAAAGAGAGACAAACTGCCCCCATAACAGACTTTCACACTTTTTTAAAATCTGAGTTTGATAGGCTAAATAGCAGCTTTTTAACGAATTTAAAAGCCATAAAACTAGGACAGATTGATAAAAAAATAGAAGCGCTGAAAGCAAATTTAAATAACCTTGAAAACGAACACGAACTAAGCCAACAAAGTGAAATTTTACGCCTCCAAGGAATAGTTTTACTAGCAAATTTAGCCAACCTAAGCGACCATCAAAGAAGCTTTAAGCTAAAAGATTTTGATAGCAAAGAAATTTCATTTAACCTTGATAGCACACCAAAAATATCTGCAAATACATACTTTAATAAAGCAAAACGCCTTGCACAAAAAGCAAGTGGCGTAGTCTTAGAGCATGAAAATTTAAGTGAAAAGTTACACTTTTACACAAATTTAAAGCAGATGTTACAAAACGCAACATCAGTTTCTGAGCTTGAAATTTTATATCCAAAAAGATCAAATTTATCAAAAAATCAAAATAACGATAGTGAAAATATCCAAAATTTTTATATAAATGAGTATAAAATTTCGATAGGAAAAAATGAAAAAGGCAATATAGAGCTTCTTAAAAATAGCCGAAAAAACGATGTCTGGATGCATATGAAAGATATTGCAAGCGCGCATGTCATCATAAAAACAAACAAGCTAAATCCAAGTGATGAGATTTTAAATTTTGCTGCTAAAATTTGTGTAAATTTTAGCGTGAGTGGAGCTGGAAGGTATGAAGTTGATTATACAAAGCGACAAAATGTGAAAATTTTACACGGTGCAAATGTAAATTATATCGATTTTCAGACGATAATAGTCATAAAATAA